The Ensifer canadensis genomic sequence ACGATCAGTATCAGAGCGGCGACGAAGAGCAGGTGATCGAAGCCAAACGCGATGTGCTCGATGCCCTGACGAACATAGGTGGTAAAGACGCCCCAGGTGCTTTGCGATGCGGGTATCAGCGCAGATGGCGTGCCGGGTGTCAGCCGAGCCGTCCAGGTGTTGCCATTGGCAAGCACCAGGTGGACCAGGGCGTCGGTCATGGTGTTCTGCAACCCGTCGATCAGCACCGTCTGGCCGGCGAGTGGCTCCAGGGTTCGGATGCGCCAGGTCTGTACCATCGCATCGCCGGTCGGATGCGAGACGACCGGGGTCATCATCTCGATCCTGCCGGAAAACAAGGCTTTCAGCGCCAGCCGCGCATCGCCCTGCATGGGCGTCTTGAAGAGCACGCGCAACTCGTTCGGCGCTTCTTCCCGGATGCTGAGGTAGGCGGGGCGCACTTCATGTGCGAAGGCGGCCTCCGAGAACAGCATGGCAGCCACTGTAAGTGCAACCAGCCAAACCAACCTCGCTGCGGAGCAAGCCTCTCGCACGAACAGGGATGGGCGGGGTCGCCCGCTCATTTCGCAGCCGCCTTCGACGCGGGCTCGGAACCCAGAGTCGCGCTCACGCCGTCATCCAGTTCGACCCCATACTTCCTGCGAAGCTCGACGAGATAATTGCGGGTAAGTTCGGCTTGCTTCGCGCTGCGCCACTCGGCGAGGACAGCGCCCCGCGCCGTTTCGAAAGGTTTCGGAGTTGCCGCCGCGCGCTGTGTGACAAACACCAGATGGAAGCCATAGCCGGATTTCACCGGTCCGCTCCACCCGCCCGGTTGAAGTGCCAGGACGTCGTGCGCGAAATCGGCACCGAACATGGCCGAAATAGCCGCTGCGTCTGCATCGTCGAAGCTGTTCCCGAGGAGCAGCCGGTCGCCTGCCGCCGGCTCGACGTCGCCGCCGTTCAATTTGGCGAGCGCCGCCTTGGCGTCTGCCGCAGCGTCAACGCGGCGCTCGGGACTGAAGTAGGCCTGCTTGAACGACAACTTGCCAGGCGTCTCGAAGCGCGACGAGTTGGCCGCGTAGAATTTCCGCAGTTCCGCCTCAGTCGGCTCAGCCAGTTGGGCGGTGTCCTCAATCATGAATTTGAGTTTTTGCGCCAGGCGGCGGCGGATGATGGTGTCATCCTGATCGAGGCCCATCTCCTTGGCCTCGCGTGCCAGAAGCCTTTCGCTCAGGAGACCGTCGACCATTCCCTTCAACTCGCCGGCGGTCGGATCACGTAACCATTGGCTCGACCACGTCTGCCTCAGCCATCGGATGTCGCCCTCGCCGATGCGGACAGGTTCAGCCCCGTCCTCCGCCCGCTTGTCATGCAGCCATGAGTAGCCGCAAAACACGAGCGCGCCGGCGACGGCGAAATGCAGTAGAGGTTCTCTGAGCAACTTCATACAGCCATCTCCGTGTTCCTTCCGGTGAGTGGCAGAGAAGAAAATTCAAAGTCACAAGGTCAGTGCAGTTCCTCTATTCGACCAACGTCCGCCACCTTTTTTCCAGGGCGGTGCCGATGACATTTATGCGCCAGGAACGGCATAATCTGCAATATGTATTCGATGTTATGTTTACGTCACTTCGCATGGCTTTATCCCGCTTGGATAGTGTATATCCCTATCGCGCACTGCGGTTTAACTTGCGGATGCCTGTCGGCTTTCTTTGTCGGTGGAAATGATTGTCCTTACCCCGATAAGCTTTGTAATTCTGGGCGATATATACTAGTTGCAATCAGTTGGTTTGCAATCCAGGACTGAAGAAAGCGTGCTCAACGGCGCACATCCAACTTCACATGACGCTCCCTAGCGTCCGCACCCCCCCCACCAATCCGGACTTTCGAGGCGTTTCTGCCGCGGGGCAGCTTCGGCCCTAACTGCGGCGCTGATCTCGGCGTGCTCAGGCGTAGCGAACGAGAAACTCTTCGGCCGTCAGCTCGCGGAAATCGTCGAGCGCCTTGCGCAGGCGCTGATGGTCCCATTCCCACCAGGCAAGGCTGTCCATCCGTTCGCCGATACCGGCATTGAACCGATCGCGGATGAGCTTTGCCGGCACGCCGCCGACGATCGTATAGGGTGCCACGTCCTTGGAGACGACAGCGCCGGCTCCGATCACCGCACCGTTGCCGACATTGACGCCTGGCAGCACCGTCGCACCGTGACCGATCCAGACGTCATGGCCGATCGTCACCCGGTTCGACCGGCGCCAGGCGAAAAGATCGTGATCGACTTCGGTATCGTCCCAGTAGTTCGGAGCGCGATAGGTGAAGTGATGCAGCGTTGCGCGCCAGGTCGGATGGTTGGTGGCGTTGATGCGCACCGCGGCAGCGATATTGACGAATTTGCCGACCGTCGCGCACCAGATCGAGCCGTCCTGCATGATGTAGGAGTAGTCGCCGAACTCGACCTCTTCCAGGCGCGAGCGCTCCTGGATTTCGGTGTAGCGGCCGAGCGTCGAGTTGTTGACGCTCGCGGTCGGGTGGATGAAAGGCTCAAGACCGAGTTTATGGCTCATGCGGCTGCCTTTCGCGGTGAGAAGGCCGATACGTCGAGAATGCGGTCAGCCACCGCGTCGCGGACTTCCTCATCGTGGAAGATGCCGATCAATGCCGTTCCCTTCGCCTTCTTCTCGGCGATCATCTCGACGACCACCGCACGGTTTTTCGCGTCCAGCGAAGCCGTCGGCTCATCGAGAAGCAGGATCTTGTGGTCGGTGATGAAGCCGCGGGCGATGTTGACGCGCTGCTGCTCGCCGCCGGAGAACGTGGCTGGCGGCAACGACCATAGTTCTTTCGGCAGGTTGAGCTTAGACAGAAGCTCGGCGGCCCGTGCGCGGGCATCTTCCATGGCGACGCCACGCGCCTGCAGCGGCTCGGCGACGATATCGAGCGCCGAGACACGCGGCACCACGCGCAGGAACTGGCTGACATATCCGAGCGTTGCGCGCCGGACTTCAAGCACGGTGCGCGGTTCGGCAGTGGCGAGGTTCACCAGCTTGCCGTCATGCTCCATCAGGATCTGGCCTTCATCGACGCCG encodes the following:
- a CDS encoding peptidyl-prolyl cis-trans isomerase, which encodes MKLLREPLLHFAVAGALVFCGYSWLHDKRAEDGAEPVRIGEGDIRWLRQTWSSQWLRDPTAGELKGMVDGLLSERLLAREAKEMGLDQDDTIIRRRLAQKLKFMIEDTAQLAEPTEAELRKFYAANSSRFETPGKLSFKQAYFSPERRVDAAADAKAALAKLNGGDVEPAAGDRLLLGNSFDDADAAAISAMFGADFAHDVLALQPGGWSGPVKSGYGFHLVFVTQRAAATPKPFETARGAVLAEWRSAKQAELTRNYLVELRRKYGVELDDGVSATLGSEPASKAAAK
- the phnL gene encoding phosphonate C-P lyase system protein PhnL; its protein translation is MATPLVVSEVAKSFTMHLRDGVCLPVVANVSFSVKSGECVVLGGPSGVGKSSILKMLYGNYGVDEGQILMEHDGKLVNLATAEPRTVLEVRRATLGYVSQFLRVVPRVSALDIVAEPLQARGVAMEDARARAAELLSKLNLPKELWSLPPATFSGGEQQRVNIARGFITDHKILLLDEPTASLDAKNRAVVVEMIAEKKAKGTALIGIFHDEEVRDAVADRILDVSAFSPRKAAA
- a CDS encoding DapH/DapD/GlmU-related protein, which codes for MSHKLGLEPFIHPTASVNNSTLGRYTEIQERSRLEEVEFGDYSYIMQDGSIWCATVGKFVNIAAAVRINATNHPTWRATLHHFTYRAPNYWDDTEVDHDLFAWRRSNRVTIGHDVWIGHGATVLPGVNVGNGAVIGAGAVVSKDVAPYTIVGGVPAKLIRDRFNAGIGERMDSLAWWEWDHQRLRKALDDFRELTAEEFLVRYA